DNA from Tsuneonella dongtanensis:
CGCGATCGAGCGGCAAAGTATGCAGCGCGCGAACTTCGCTCGTTCACTCAACTGATCGTTCCGACAAAGGCAGCCGCCGACGCGATCGCCGCGCGTGGCGGGGCTGCGCTCGAGACCGCTGCACGCGAGACCGGGCTCCAGCCGAGCAAGATCGAGAACGTGGACAAGACGACCTTTGCGGGCAACACCTCGCAAGCGGTGGCTAATGCAGCTTTCGCCGCGGGACGCGGGGCAATCGCCACTCCGGCACGCGGAGGCCTCGGGTTCTACGTCGTCCGGGTTGATGCGATCGACAACACTCCGGCCCGTTCACTCGACCAGGCTCGGACCGAAATAGTCGCCGCGTTGCGCGAAGAAAAGCGCGTGCAGGGACTCGCCGATCTTGCCGCCGAAGTGGAAGGCCAGATCGACGACGGCGGTTCGCTGACCGACATCGCCAAGTCGCTCGAGGTAGAAGTTTCCACGACAAAGCCGATCGTTGCCGATGGACGGGTTTACGGTGTTCCTGGCGAAACCGCGCCGGCGGTCCTCGCACCGGCCCTCGCCGCCGCTTTCGAAATGGAAGAGGGCGAGCCGCAGATCGCTGCGATCCCCGGAACCGATCAGTATCTCGTTTTCGAGACTGCGCGGATTACGCCGTCGGCCGCCGCTCCGCTGGCGGAGATCAGGGACGATGCAACCGCCGGTTGGCGCCGCGAGGCGGGGCAGAAGGCAGCGAAAGCTGCGGCCGACCGCATCGTTGCACGCGTCGCAAAGGGCCAGACGCTGGCCGCGGCAATGGCTGCAGAGAAGGTGGCCCTGCCGGCGATGGACTCGGTCAACATGACCCGCGGCGAACTGGTCCAGCAGGGCCAGCGCGTGCCGCCTCCGCTCGCGCTGCTGTTCTCGATGGCGAAGGACAGCGTCAAGCGTCTCGAGGCGCCTCGCGATGCGGGCTGGTTCGTGGTCGCTCTCGACGAGATCGAGCCGGGCAAAATTGCAGCGGACGATCCGCTGCTTGCCCAGGCATCGCGTGCGTTCAGCGAAATGCTGGGCCGCGAATATGGCGATGCAATGCGGGCCGCGATCCGTAAGGAAGCCGAGATCGAGCGCAACGCAGACGCCATTGCCGCGGTGCGCAGGCAGCTCACCGGCACGAGCGCAAACTGAGGACGCGCGCGCTGGGCGGCGCAGCTCCCGAGAACGCCGACGCGGCACGCGCGGCGCTGGCTGAGGGTCGGCCGGCGCTCGTATGGCGGCGCGTGGTCGCCGACACGGAAACCCCCGTGGGCGCGGCACTGAAGCTGATCGAGCCGGGACGCGGCGACTTTCTTCTCGAATCCGTCGAGGGCGGGGAAG
Protein-coding regions in this window:
- a CDS encoding peptidylprolyl isomerase, with protein sequence MLQSFRNVFKSKIGLGLTIGFIGLIGVAFAVGDVASTGSMGGGITGGDNVAVVGDEKISANELSQAASLAVDQLRQQEPTLSLQAFVEQNGLDEVLDQLLDRRAISWWAAEHGIRVGSNLINSEIRRIPAFAGPGGQFSEAAYQAALVQRKLTDAEVRRDLGDALVAQQVLVPGSFGARMPVKVAARYAALTKERREGAIATIPSAAFAPTGAPTAAQLTAYYNANRGDYIRPERRVLRYATFGAEALGNIEPTSAEVSARYNRDRAAKYAARELRSFTQLIVPTKAAADAIAARGGAALETAARETGLQPSKIENVDKTTFAGNTSQAVANAAFAAGRGAIATPARGGLGFYVVRVDAIDNTPARSLDQARTEIVAALREEKRVQGLADLAAEVEGQIDDGGSLTDIAKSLEVEVSTTKPIVADGRVYGVPGETAPAVLAPALAAAFEMEEGEPQIAAIPGTDQYLVFETARITPSAAAPLAEIRDDATAGWRREAGQKAAKAAADRIVARVAKGQTLAAAMAAEKVALPAMDSVNMTRGELVQQGQRVPPPLALLFSMAKDSVKRLEAPRDAGWFVVALDEIEPGKIAADDPLLAQASRAFSEMLGREYGDAMRAAIRKEAEIERNADAIAAVRRQLTGTSAN